The following proteins are encoded in a genomic region of Diadema setosum chromosome 10, eeDiaSeto1, whole genome shotgun sequence:
- the LOC140234458 gene encoding protein NLRC5-like: MPTDDLLEVSLSKHEKYAKERRPITYDDLVEMKLSHRILVEGGAGVGKTTLCSKIAWDWCQGKVLTQLDMVIVIPLGNLDVNLSIGEVTKTYLSKSNTSTAEQIERFIHEHPDKVMIILDGLDEYKGSISAEKHMTNVTSVLRSNRFTSCRVIATTRPRKAGEILPLDILLDNMRLVYIQEFDLDTQTAFIKNFFRTRGEESLAKELMIALKKNDVMAEITSPLPFYSALLCILWDLVSSKECPDILKLQTHSQLVDELIRFLKEEYISKMCEGLTEEKARQLSRDVDEQILQVGEMAFEGLLGNTPAFPEHKLTQWKDAVDTCCEIGILTEVEEVISSISKPIADSKPSTSSVTFPHRICQEYLSSLYLASLYGSNHEKYKELVMRVLLRHEEFHLLLMFTASFGRDIGLDITRKLVDQHASLDLCASVAFECRAEDAGRVVGSNVITVEMKRETPAHSVVSQLFLLKWCPLVSQT, encoded by the coding sequence ATGCCAACCGATGATCTTCTAGAGGTGAGCCTAAGTAAGCATGAAAAGTACGCCAAGGAGAGACGACCCATAACGTATGACGACCTTGTGGAGATGAAGCTCTCACATCGCATCTTGGTGGAAGGTGGAGCTGGTGTTGGCAAGACGACGCTCTGCTCGAAGATCGCATGGGATTGGTGTCAGGGGAAAGTGCTCACACAGCTTGACATGGTCATCGTCATTCCACTAGGCAACCTCGATGTCAACCTGAGCATAGGGGAGGTGACCAAGACATATCTGTCAAAATCCAACACGTCAACCGCTGAACAAATCGAAAGATTCATCCATGAACATCCAGACAAAGTGATGATTATCCTTGATGGACTAGATGAGTACAAAGGAAGCATCTCTGCCGAGAAGCACATGACAAATGTCACAAGTGTCCTGCGCTCAAATCGATTCACTTCCTGCAGAGTCATTGCCACAACAAGGCCGAGGAAAGCAGGTGAGATCTTACCTCTAGATATTCTTCTTGATAACATGAGATTAGTGTACATTCAAGAGTTTGACTTGGATACCCAGACTGCCTTCATCAAGAATTTCTTCCGTACAAGAGGAGAGGAAAGCCTGGCAAAAGAGTTGATGATTGCCCTGAAGAAGAATGATGTCATGGCTGAAATCACTTCCCCACTTCCATTTTATTCTGCccttttgtgcattttatgGGATCTAGTAAGCAGTAAGGAGTGTCCAGATATACTGAAGTTACAAACGCATTCTCAGCTCGTAGACGAGCTCATTCGCTTTCTGAAAGAAGAGTACATTTCCAAGATGTGTGAAGGTCTAACAGAAGAGAAAGCAAGGCAGCTGTCGCGGGATGTGGACGAGCAGATTCTTCAAGTTGGTGAGATGGCATTTGAAGGGTTGCTTGGCAACACACCTGCTTTCCCGGAACACAAGCTTACACAGTGGAAGGATGCTGTGGACACGTGCTGCGAAATTGGAATCTTGACTGAAGTTGAGGAGGTGATATCCAGCATTAGCAAACCTATAGCTGACTCCAAGCCTTCAACGTCGTCTGTCACATTCCCGCACAGGATCTGTCAAGAATATTTGTCTTCCTTGTATCTTGCGTCACTTTATGGCAGCAACCATGAGAAGTACAAGGAGCTGGTGATGAGAGTTTTACTTCGCCATGAAGAGTTCCATCTTCTTCTGATGTTCACAGCATCCTTTGGGAGGGACATCGGGTTGGACATCACTCGGAAACTGGTAGATCAACATGCCTCACTTGACTTATGTGCCAGTGTTGCCTTTGAATGTCGTGCAGAGGACGCAGGAAGAGTGGTTGGTAGCAACGTGATAACAGTTGAAATGAAGCGTGAGACACCTGCACATTCAGTGGTCAGTCAGCTCTTCTTGCTCAAGTGGTGTCCTCTGGTAAGTCAAACATGA